One Nocardioides dongkuii genomic window, GGCCTCGGGCGCCCTGGTCGCCTCGCTGACCGACATCGGCATCGACGACGACTTCATCGACTCGGTGCGCGAGAAGGTCACCCCCGGCACCTCGGCCCTCTTCGTGCTCACCTCCAGTGCCGTCGTCGACCGGGTGCACAAGGAGCTGCGCGAGCAGGGGATCCGCGGGGAGCTGATCGAGACGAACCTGTCGGCCGAGCAGGAGGCCAACCTGCGCACCATGCTCGAGGACGACGTCGCATGAGCATCCAGGTCCGGCGGGAGAGCCCGTCGCTGCTCACCGAGCTGACGAACTGGATGGGGGCCACGGCCCTCGACCCCCAGGTGCGGGTCGAGGAGTGGGTGGAAGGCGACCGCCGGATCATCCGCGCCGACATCCCCGGAGTCGACCCGCAGCGAGACATCCAGCTGTCGGTGGACGGCGGCATGCTCCACCTGCGCGGTGAACGGCGTGCCGAGAAGCGCGAGCGGCACCGCACCGAGATCCGGTACGGCAGCTTCGCGCGGGTGATCCCCCTCCCGCCCGGCACCCGGGCCCAGGACATCTCGGCCGACTACGTCGACGGCGTGCTGACGGTCTCGATGCCGGAGACGACCGGGTCCGAGGCCGAGACCATCCCCGTGACCACGGGCTCGAAGAAGTCCGAGAAGGACTAGGTCTGCGACCCGAGAGCTCGCGAACGGCGAGCACCAGAGCGGGCGTCACGCGATCGCCGCGCGTGGCACCACCCGGCCGTGGCGTCCTCCCAGCAGGGAGGGCGCCACGGTTCTGTCCCGTCCCCAGCGTGTCCAGCC contains:
- a CDS encoding Hsp20/alpha crystallin family protein, translated to MSIQVRRESPSLLTELTNWMGATALDPQVRVEEWVEGDRRIIRADIPGVDPQRDIQLSVDGGMLHLRGERRAEKRERHRTEIRYGSFARVIPLPPGTRAQDISADYVDGVLTVSMPETTGSEAETIPVTTGSKKSEKD